Proteins encoded together in one Mus musculus strain C57BL/6J chromosome 16, GRCm38.p6 C57BL/6J window:
- the Eaf2 gene encoding ELL-associated factor 2 isoform a (isoform a is encoded by transcript variant 4) → MWNLPRTSNLVQHSPSEEKMSPTSLMDDIERELKAEASLMDQMSSCDSSSDSKSSSSSSSEDSSSDSEDDDQFSPLGPRKYSSEHPSMSAGPQYRTSEADATCHRLQDHSTLLMSTLRSDLQLSESESDSED, encoded by the exons atgtGGAATCTGCCTAGGACTTCCAATCTTGTACAGCATTCTCCATCAGAAGAGAAGATGTCTCCAACGTCTCTAATGGATGATATTGAAAGAG aacTGAAAGCAGAAGCTAGTCTTATGGACCAGATGAGTAGTTGTGATAGTTCATCAGATTCCAAAAGTTCTTCATCTTCAAGTAGTGAGGATAGTTCTAGTGATTCTGAAGATGATGACCAATTCTCTCCTTTGGGTCCAAGGAAATACAGCTCGGAGCACCCTAGCATGTCTGCTGGGCCACAGTACAGGACTTCAGAGGCTGATGCTACTTGTCACCGACTTCAGGACCACAGTACCCTTCTGATGAGTACTTTAC gaagTGACTTGCAGCTGAGTGAGTCAGAAAGCGACAGTGAGGACTGA